AGACCAGGATTCCTCTAATTCAGCCCTGGAGGACCACTGGCATGCAGAGCTTGGCTCAAACCCTGATCAAACCTGTGATTTTAGTTACAAGTAActctgaacaccttgattagcttgttcacgTGTCTTTGATTAGGCCTGCAGCTAAACTCAACAAGGCAATGGCCCTCTAGGGCTGCATTGAGGGCTTGAACCATGACTTAGATTTTTGGTATGTGGTTACATATGCattttggcagacacttttatccaaaacaattTATGCCATATTcgtagtatatattttataatttcatgcattatctgggaattgaacccacaataTTGCCATTGCGAGCGAAATGCTGTACTGCAGGGATGGCCcaacctgctcctggagggtcaacgtcctgcagagtttagcaccaaccctaattaaatacacctgaaccagttaatcaaggtcttcagactcactagaaactttcaggcaagtgtgttggagctaaaatctgcaggacgttgaccctccaggagcaggattgaacAACCCTACTCTTGTCAAGTGACAGATGTCTTAGTTTTGGAAGATGTACCAAGGACTACAtaattgttttgtcttttctAGTTGTACAATGAAGTGAGGGCCCACCGTACGGGAAGTTCTCTGAGACCAATTACTGATGGACAAAATGCACTAAGGCTCAGCTCATGTTCTGCCAGCACGTTGTCGAGTGCTGTAACCTATACCTCAGATGCCCAGAGCAATGAATATTCTGAGGGTTTAACCCAGCAAAGCAATGTCAGCATCGACTCCCAACCAAGTCAACTCAGTCACGCCAGTGATTCCAGCGACCAGTGCAACAGCGATCAAAGCGAACTATTAAATCAGCAAGGTGCTGCTGAACAACAGGCTATAGACACTGCAGAGCTGGAAGAAATCCTGGAAAGCtgtttgaaaaagaaaactgGGAACAAGTCATGCTTCACTGGACAAGATGACCTCCTTAACCCTTTCAAAAGATTTCAGAGCATGGAAATATGGTGTGGAAGTGACAAAAAGAAGAACAGTACTGCCCTTAATGCGGTGAGAATTTGTTGTTCATACCACTCTAACAGTGGTACAAATACTAGGTCATCTTTCAGGATTTACTATTTTACTCTTGCTATACATTTTTGCCAACTATTCCTTAATGGAAACACAAAAACTAGGTAGCTGTAAATCCACAGTACATTTACTTATAATCCATTATATTCCAGGTTAGGCTGCTATGTGGGTCTAGAGATgtgctttattttattgtatgatCTGAGGTTTGCATCTAAGTCCTCTTATTCATCAACATTTTGTAGGCACTTAAGGAAATTGCTTGTGTGAGTGAAGAACTCTGTAGCTACCAGGATGAAACAAGGAAGTGGCCTGATATTAAGAGGTAAACCTTGCTGCAAACAGTTGCTGCATGCATCACAAACAAATCAGATCAGTGCTTTATAATCACTTTGTTTGGTTTTCCTTCTTAGAAGCCGCAGTGAGTCAATGTTTTTTCCAAGAGAGGATGAGTTGGTGGAGAGGGTAAAGGACAATTTGGAAATGGAAGACACAGTTTTGTTCTTAAAAAACATGAGTGAAGACCTTAAATCCCTCGATGAGCAATACTGGACAAATTGGGAAGGTTGTAAAATGGAATCGCGGCAAAGTGAGGCTAAGCCACAATACAACATAAGACAACAAGCCCCACCCATACCGGCCCGAAGTACATCTTGGTACCTAAGCAGTCCTTCAGCTTCAGAAACAGAGTCCACTTGTACAGAGCAAGGGTGTCAACGGCCAGGAACCCACCCAGACAGAAAGTACACAAGCCCCGCAATTGTACGAAAATTTGAAGCAATGCTTCAAGAAAATGAGGGGAAAATTCTGACAGACTCTGGGAATGTAGCCTGCACCGTGTCTGTTGATTCCAAGTGCAATATCAGCTGCTGCCAGAGCCGCTGGTCCTGCGATGGAAGTAGATTTGGCAGCAACAAGTCATCCAGATACGTACCTGTTAAGAGATGTCTCTCAAACGTGGACATTGTAGCTGCAGCCTCAGATCGCAGTCTAAACCAAATAGATGAACAAAACAAGGGTTCATATCATCCCATGAGCATGCCTACCGATTCTGTTGCATCGCTAGACTTTATTCAGCCATATCCCAGTGCTACAGCAACTCCCAGAAACGAGAGACTTGAGCAGAAAACTGCAGAGTTCAACCGTGCACTCTTCCAGGCAGGGATGGGCGTTCGGTGTGATGAGGACATTTCCATGAATGTATCCACTGATTCTTTTCACAGTCTTCCAGAGGTCATATCAAAGGACATGTTTATAGACAGTCCTTCGAGGCACATTGAAGACAATCCAAACGATTTGCTCTCGGATCTTGTGGCACAGTGCCCAAAAGAGGAGGGAAGAAGGAAGGAAACAAAAGACCTAGTCACGAAGTCTTCATCTCTGCAGCAGGAATTTAGTCTAAAGCAAGACAGTGAAGTTAAGCCTCTATCGGCTTCACCAATTTCAGTTGACCATCTTGTCACAAGAGTTGGAGAAAAACGCTTTGAACTGAGTGTAAGTCCACCACAACGGCAAACCCAGTTGGAAAGGTCCAGCAAAGTTCTGGACGTTGGTGCAGACCAACAGCAAGCAGACAAAAAACCCAAACAGACAAAAAAGGACACATGTTGCACCAGGTCTCGGATTCTAGATGAAAATCCATGGAAGCCGTCTACGCTAGCGGCCTATCCTCGTCCGATGGAGTCTAGGTCCAACTATGGAGCTGTTGAGAGGATTCTCAAAAATTACGAGGATTTGGAGAGATCTCATGAGCAGCATCAGCAGTCACAGCTCAGTCCAGGAAAGAAGGAAGACCTCGTGGACCTCTTGAAAATGTTGGATATGCAACATGAGCCTAGATCCAGTCAGAGACTAGCACACACACCGCACCACCAGGCCATAGCCCACAAAGAAACACATGTAACAGTGCAGGTCAGTACTGCGGACACTCCCGAACATAGACCCACACCATTCAAGCCACAAAAGCACACACTTTCACCCGAACTGCAAACATTCAAGTACATGCTAAATGACTCAGTCGGAGAAGTGTATGAGGTGCAAGTGTAGATGAGTGCggtgtattaaagggatagttcacccaaacatgaaaactcggtcatcatttacacatcctcaaacctgtatgaatttctttcttctgttgaacacaaaagaatatattgtgaagaatactggtaaccaaacatgtgacggtagccattgacttccgtagtattttctttcatactatggaagtccgTGGCTACCGTCCAgtggagagtgagtaaatgacaacagattttaatttttgggtgaactatcactttaaagccCAAAGAAGCTATACTTCGTTTTTGTACGTGTGCAAAACTCCATTTGACTCAATTTGATGTTGTGCACTGTACGCTTTCCCACGCGTACATGTAAAAAGTAAAGTATAGTATACTTTGGTCTTAAGTagcattttatataatacaagAGGTCACTTTGTTCCCAATGCATTTGCTAAAATGTCTGAGAGCCTGTGTTGTATTGTGAATATACACATGGTTAAAGAGTGCTGGAGCACTTGCAAACTTCTTCAGCTGTGACATACAGGTAAAAATTGTggctgtataataaaaatattaagagcactaattttcattaaaacattttatgttagaCATAAATTAATAGGTTGTCTCTATAAGTGCTCTTACACACAGTAACTAGTGAATGTGTGTGATCTGAGATTTTTCTCAGTGCTAAATAACAGTAACATTAGACATTGCTTAGAAAGATTCTggaaatatttagaatttattgttaaaatacCTCATTCCCACAAAACCATCTAAGCAACACAATTAAAATTCCTTAAGTTGAATTTCTGTCAGAAAATATTGGCAGATTGCTCAAAGCGAGGAGCCCAGAAGCTTCTTATTGTTGGATTAAggcttgaaataaaaaaataaataaaaaatagtggcACCAAAGTTTAATTTGCATCTTTCATGTCTAGCTCtttagaaaaactaaattaactgtTCTTTATAGGAGGCCAAGGTATGTGGTGTAATTACAGAAACATGTAGCGTGGCCAGGAGTCTAGTGAAACTAGTCCTCTGCACGGACTGCCTGCTTTGTAAattacacaacaaaatgactcaaaatgaTTGTCAGATGAGTCAGAAAGCATTAGAGAGATTGAATCAGTTCTTTTATTTCACTTACTTCTAAAATGGAGAACATGTGCAGGAGACAAAAGTTCAGTCATTGCCTTTAAACGCAATGGCattgaaagaaaaatacaataaactatattttgctttttttttttttgcatttataaaaatcatCCTGTTGTATCAAATTAAGTTTAATCAGCTTACATCCCAATTTAAATAATCTATAATTTCTTTCTATTATAGACTATAGGTTTGCATCATAGATTGAATTACATAAATGAGAATAATTCCAATTAGGCTTCTCTTTTATTAATGCGAAgtataatttgatttgaatagTATATGATATAAACATCGTAACAGTTCTTGTGAGATTCACGCACACGCTCTGCGATAGATCCTTACATGCAAGCACACCGAGCTAATGTAGGTTATTGTGCTGTTGCCAGGAATATTTAAATCCAGtgagatttcattaaaatatttgtctCGACAGCAATGCAAAGAGTCCTCTGTAGCGATCAAGAAGAGCTTTTCACGACCTGCATGTCCGGCAAAGAGACGTTTGCCCTCTCGTTGGGCTAGCCGCTCGTCCGTATCATCTGCATCGACTCCCTCACCGCCACCAACTACAACACCACCCACAGTCTTCACCCAGAGACAAACACTCACCTACTCCACCTTTCACACAGAGACCGTCATCTAAACGGCCCAATGCCTTTACAGCTGTACAtgttgcctgattacctgtgtaAATACCAACAATGACTGTCCACTTTTGTTGTTTACATTTCTATAACCATGAAATCAAACtgccttttcattttatttttttctcaaagacTGGTTTACATGTACATTTCATTTCTGCCAGCGTGACTTACAATGTGACTTGTTGTTTTCTTAAACCAGTATTAATCTGTGGTCATATTTTAAAGCTGCGAACGTAGACCTGTTTTCTGTCCGTGGTTCATATGTGGCCTCGTTCGTGTGTGAGGTCTGATGTCTGATTGAGAATATCTTTTACCAACTTTACCAAAACCACTGACTTATTGTAGTTAGTGTTATTACAGAAACTAACTGCGCTCAGTTTACGTGCTTATCTGATCTGAGACATATCATTTAGACAATGCCTTTGCAGTCCTTTCTCTTGATAATTAATATCATGAATGAAACTGTATACAGCatttatagaataaaatattgaCACTCATTTCtagatgtagatgtgttttattcataatcTATTTGgtcttttcttttcaaaactgGTGTTTTggatgttgtgtgtttgtttgtttttgcatttaattaaatgactttattattttaagtaaatgtctTGCTTTGAAGAAGTATTCATGATCTTAAGAATGAATGAAGACACAATGGACACTGACAGCAGTAACCCCTGGCTGTAAAAAAAGGTAAACATTTCTCCTTATTTCTATGTGATATCATGAAATAACACAGCAAGACAAAACCCTGTCTACAACATCTACgattttgtaaataaaagcagAAGAATGCTTTGGATTAAAGGCACAAACACTAGCAATACACTGAGGACTAAACCCGCTGTTCTGCTAAATCTTGTCCCAGTAGCCACGAGGGCTAAATGTGCCCCTAAAAACACCACTTTGAATACAACGTCCAAAGTACAGTTCATTTTGCATGCCTTGTACCTCACATTCCTGGATCTGAAACTCTATTTTAGTCAGCTAGTGTAGACATTTAGACTCCAACCTTGCTGTCTTTAGTCACATACAGAATTGAGTCAGAAAATGTTTTCTCAGCTGCAGCATCAGAAAACCTTAGCCGGCATGCCAGGACAAAGATCACCTTCCCCTGGCGCAAATCAGCTCATCCTTGTCCACATTTATTCCGCTTCACTCGAACATGATCTTCCCCGACAGGAAGCCAGAGGCCCGACACAGAAAGATGGAGCATCTGTCGACCTGTCACTGAGAAATCTGAAATATGATGATGCTTGACTCTCAAAGAAAGGCTCCACGTGTTTGTTCCTGCGCTCTTTTGGGTTTACTACTTTGACtagacattattttatattgtaccaTTGTTTCTGGTTATAATATGTACATAATGCCTTGGcagggtgtatatatatatatattgtatattttatgttggAGGTACTTTTTAAACACATAcataagtaaatgaatgaatgcgaTTTTAAGTGTAGCGAACTTGAACCGGCAACAATCTGTGGAAAGACAGTCAGTGACAACATCTTAAAACGCGCAATCTTTTTAAACAAAACGCCAGCTTTTTTAAAGGTGTGTAAAGATAAAAtgaagtgaataataataatgacagctTACTCTTGCTATGTTTGTCTCCTCAGACGAAGCACTCTTCGTGAGAGTCTGTTTGGCGCCAGATAAAAATACGCGCGAAGTCTGTCCCGCGGTGACGCTGTAACCTAAAACCTTAAAGGGCTATAACCTATAAATATTatctgataaaaaattaaaaccgtAATGTCAACCAGGCTGTGGTGTAGAACTGTATAGAATGCAGAATTAGAGATAAAACTGTAATCATAAATTAGTGATGTTGTAGGGTGTTAGTTTGGGTCATCAGGTGAAAGGTCAGATAAGGTTACGTGTCTTACAAAGTTAGTGTCCAATCACAGCAGAGTGAATCTGATTGGTCTGATGTTGTTAAGGGGGCTAAAGCTATTTATTTCGGCACTTACAAGTCAAACATGGTGCAATGTTGATATTTTCATCTAGCCTAAAACATCTAAAAGTATTTTTCATCTAGCCTAAAACATCTAAAAGTAAACATctaatttttgtagtttttgtcatATCAAATGTCATATCTCACTGCAGAAACGTCCAACTTAGCTAGCATCATATGGTTAATTGTTTGTAATGTCAACTTCaactttaaaatgcacaaaactgACAACAGACATATGACATGACATTCAATTTCAGGCTATAAAACAGATCAGTTGTTGGAATATCTTAATTTAATACCACATTAACCTTACAGTACCATATACCATGACATGTTTATGGTCTTCAGACCTGTAACAGCATGCAATATGCGATTTTAACATCTTATACCATTGATGTTAATagttatatctttttttatgtattctacccttttaattaaatgtgcatatacactaccaaaagtttttgaacagtaagatttttaatgtttttttttgtttgtttgttttttaagaattctcttctggtcaccaagcctgcatttatttgataggtATTTTATGATAAGgtgtattattgtaaaatatttttactatttaaaataactgttttctatttgaatatcagttaaagtgtaatttatttctgtgatgtgcagctgtattttctgcatcattactccagtcttcagtcacatgattttcagaaatcattctaatatgatgatttgctgctcaaaatacatttatttattattattattattgttgaaaacagctgagtagatttttttttttcaggtttctttaatgaatagaaagttcagaagaacagcagttaatagaaatctttgtaacattattaatgtctttatcatcatttttttaatcaatttaaatcattcttgctatataaaagtattacctctataatttattttatatatatatatatatactgactccaagcttttgaattgTATAGTGTATGTTACCAAAGCTTTTTATTTAAGAAACGCTGatttttggatctttctattcatcaaagagtcctgaaaaaaatactcaactgtttttaatattgataacaataaaaatgtttctcgaaaagtaaatcagcatattagaatgatttctgaagatcatgtgactctgaagactggagtaatgaattacattttaaaatatattcaaacacaaagcagttattttcaatagaaaatattccacaatgtcactgcttttgctgtattttggatcaaataaatgcattcttgttgaGCAGAACTTTAAAAATCTTCTGACCTGTAGTTCAGCTGCTGTACAGTATATTCTCTGTCTATGTAGGTGGTGCATTGAGGAACAGCGCTCCCTTGTGGTCATTTAAAGCATTTCTTAGAAAAAGAGTTTGAATAAACCTATCGGTGTCTTTGGTGGATATTTCGTCtgcttttatatatttgtgattttcttCAACAGTCTCAGTGCAAATAGCAGTAGCTTTATTCAGGAATGTGAGGCTACAATAAGGCGGGTCTATATTTCAATACTTTGTTTCTTTCAGGACCGTTTTTAAAGTTCTCAAAACAGatatgccttgtccaaatacccgcACTTGCGGTCTctgcacatttaaaatgcaatttattgtgatttcaaagctaatttttagcattattactccagtcacatgaaccttcagaaatcattctgatattctgatttactgctcaaaaaacatttattatgatgttattattttgaaaacagattagatgttttttcaggtttcttttgaagaatagaaagtttagaagaacagcatttatctgaaatagaaatcttttgtaacattataaatgtctttatcataacTTTTGGATAAATTTTTAagcatcctttctaaataaaagtattaatttctgtaatctatttaaaaaaaaaaaaattatactgactctaagctttcatattttatagtttataatgttatgaattcttttaatttaaggtatattttgttatttgtatatttatgtttttctattgatcctgaaaaaagtgtaatcaactgttttaaatattgatgataataataataataataataataataataataatttaaaaaggtttcttgggcagcaaatcagcatattagattgatttctgaagaacatgtgacactgaagactggggtaatgatgctgaaaattcagctgcgcatcacaggaataaaattacattttacaatatattcacatagaaagcagttattttaaaaaatatttcacaacattactgcttgtgctgtactttggatcaaataaatgcaggtttggtaagcagaagagactttataaaacatcaaaaatcttactgttcaaaaattgtTGACTGATAAGgttatatagattacagaaatgttatattggaatgtttatatatatttataacatttccgtccccctcacttctgaaatgatggcaaacatttaaatacatgcattaaaataaaccaatataaaaGATCCTACAAGAAAGACCCTTGCCGGATGGGATGACCAGAGTGGAGGATGGTAAGCACACACCTCAGCGATGGTGAGTAGTAGAGGTACTTGATCGAAGCAACACAGGAGAGTAACAGGAGTCACGGGGAAGAGAAGCAGATCGCTTGGAGAGAAGGTAACCACAAGAGGTAAGTATTAGTATGAG
This genomic stretch from Cyprinus carpio isolate SPL01 chromosome B16, ASM1834038v1, whole genome shotgun sequence harbors:
- the soga3a gene encoding protein SOGA3a; amino-acid sequence: MWNAFGNGSGGYVSKAQGWEFLPCSRLERPGKKLQSPARVRSFPSHLLELPPGPSAAPASDATGGQTPNQEPHTRTKKKLEELKKRFDQEKEEWRMEKEMLLRQVADIQGGENRRMLLDLKCVLEEVQSGVKREESKRGELELQYMKDRCAWELERSELKSRITQLEARGCSLVVETVRSPELGDTLKRERAEQKKLLADTHSTAMDLCCRLENSEKGWVKEKSELLERFEAERKEWENQLMDMQRRIEELYNEVRAHRTGSSLRPITDGQNALRLSSCSASTLSSAVTYTSDAQSNEYSEGLTQQSNVSIDSQPSQLSHASDSSDQCNSDQSELLNQQGAAEQQAIDTAELEEILESCLKKKTGNKSCFTGQDDLLNPFKRFQSMEIWCGSDKKKNSTALNAALKEIACVSEELCSYQDETRKWPDIKRSRSESMFFPREDELVERVKDNLEMEDTVLFLKNMSEDLKSLDEQYWTNWEGCKMESRQSEAKPQYNIRQQAPPIPARSTSWYLSSPSASETESTCTEQGCQRPGTHPDRKYTSPAIVRKFEAMLQENEGKILTDSGNVACTVSVDSKCNISCCQSRWSCDGSRFGSNKSSRYVPVKRCLSNVDIVAAASDRSLNQIDEQNKGSYHPMSMPTDSVASLDFIQPYPSATATPRNERLEQKTAEFNRALFQAGMGVRCDEDISMNVSTDSFHSLPEVISKDMFIDSPSRHIEDNPNDLLSDLVAQCPKEEGRRKETKDLVTKSSSLQQEFSLKQDSEVKPLSASPISVDHLVTRVGEKRFELSVSPPQRQTQLERSSKVLDVGADQQQADKKPKQTKKDTCCTRSRILDENPWKPSTLAAYPRPMESRSNYGAVERILKNYEDLERSHEQHQQSQLSPGKKEDLVDLLKMLDMQHEPRSSQRLAHTPHHQAIAHKETHVTVQQCKESSVAIKKSFSRPACPAKRRLPSRWASRSSVSSASTPSPPPTTTPPTVFTQRQTLTYSTFHTETVI